A region from the Marinobacter sp. SS13-12 genome encodes:
- a CDS encoding PEP/pyruvate-binding domain-containing protein has translation MSSGEPLQSADRVSTGLTGLDEVLDGLRIGDNVVWRVSDLNDYRRFVLPFLDAAANSGRQILYLRFGEHPPIIEKHPAVRTIEIDALGGFESFTSRVWHLIEQHGRGAFYVCDSLSELLNAWATDAMVGNFFRVVCPFLFKLDTVAWFALHPDRHSRMTLDRIRETTQVMIDVHRHGDNVQIHPIKAWRRQSPTMFLPHRERDGQFQPITDSSDATRLQASLELEHPHRQPLLDYWDRLFQEASRAISEQDEGCIADLQEQVLQVMISRDPQILELARRYLSLEDLLSIRARLVGSGYIGGKATGMLLARNILLKEAPEQWQQHLEPHDSSYLGTDAYYAFLVHNGLWPATMRQRSEAGYLTEAPALREGILAGQFPDEIRSELERLLDHYGQYPILVRSSSLQEDGFGNAFAGKYESVFLVNQGAPDQRLAALEDAIRKVYASSMSEDALRYRRQRGLDHREEPMALLIQRVNGRFHGRYYLPDAAGVGVSRNTFAWDHTMDPKAGMVRMVMGLGTRAVDRIEGDHACVMALDQPTRQPFRNQDESYRDSQHLVDLLDLQDGTLDTRPLSQLLETATDLPMAHLAEVDRAATTRAEQIGLKGPVWRLTFRPLVQRGPFISRLSNLLQTLETGYRHPVDVEFTLHLDDEGDPSFNLVQCRPLATIGETGPVKLPENVPQDRLLFRTEGHFMGGNINLSIQRVIRVDATVYGELNTSQRYEVARLVGEYVRSASTPTLLIGPGRWGTSSPELGVPVRFSDISGVAALVEVSEKAGHMVPDLSYGSHFFQDLVETGIAYAALFPENSHCRYFPEHLTDASAPAKPPHTPATAVEVHDFSHRPLQLQGDIIRQQLVCYFPD, from the coding sequence ATGAGCAGCGGCGAGCCTCTCCAGTCCGCAGACCGGGTATCCACCGGCCTGACCGGGCTGGATGAGGTTCTTGATGGCTTACGCATCGGCGACAACGTGGTCTGGCGGGTCTCTGACCTCAATGACTATCGCCGGTTCGTACTTCCTTTCCTGGATGCCGCCGCCAATTCCGGCCGGCAGATCCTATATCTCCGCTTTGGCGAACACCCGCCCATCATTGAGAAACACCCCGCTGTTCGCACCATCGAGATTGATGCGCTGGGTGGCTTCGAAAGCTTTACCAGCAGAGTCTGGCACCTGATCGAGCAGCACGGGCGGGGCGCCTTTTACGTATGCGACAGCCTCAGCGAACTGCTCAACGCCTGGGCCACCGACGCCATGGTGGGCAACTTCTTCCGGGTGGTATGCCCGTTCTTGTTTAAACTGGACACCGTGGCCTGGTTTGCGCTGCATCCGGACCGGCACTCCCGCATGACCCTGGATCGCATCCGCGAGACTACCCAGGTGATGATCGACGTGCACCGCCACGGTGACAACGTGCAGATTCACCCCATCAAGGCCTGGCGCCGGCAATCCCCCACCATGTTCCTGCCCCACCGGGAACGGGATGGGCAGTTCCAGCCGATTACCGACAGCAGCGATGCGACCCGGCTACAGGCCAGCCTGGAACTGGAACACCCGCACCGCCAGCCGCTGCTGGACTACTGGGACCGCCTGTTCCAGGAAGCCAGTCGGGCGATCTCCGAACAGGATGAAGGCTGCATTGCCGACTTACAGGAGCAGGTACTGCAGGTAATGATCAGCAGGGATCCGCAGATACTGGAACTGGCGCGGCGCTACCTGTCGCTGGAAGATCTGCTCAGTATCCGCGCCCGACTGGTGGGTAGCGGCTACATCGGCGGCAAGGCCACCGGGATGCTGCTGGCCCGGAACATTCTGCTGAAGGAGGCGCCGGAACAGTGGCAGCAGCATCTGGAGCCCCATGATTCCAGTTATCTCGGCACCGACGCTTACTACGCCTTTCTGGTGCACAACGGGCTGTGGCCCGCGACCATGCGCCAGCGGTCGGAAGCGGGCTACCTGACCGAGGCACCAGCCCTGAGAGAGGGCATATTGGCCGGCCAGTTCCCCGATGAAATCCGTAGCGAACTGGAACGGCTGCTGGACCATTATGGCCAGTACCCCATCCTGGTACGTTCATCAAGCCTGCAGGAAGACGGTTTCGGCAATGCCTTTGCCGGAAAGTACGAGAGCGTGTTCCTGGTCAACCAGGGCGCCCCTGACCAACGCCTGGCGGCTCTCGAAGATGCCATTCGCAAGGTCTATGCCTCCTCCATGAGTGAAGATGCCCTGCGCTACCGCAGACAACGGGGGCTGGATCATCGGGAAGAGCCCATGGCCCTGCTGATCCAGCGGGTCAACGGCCGCTTTCATGGCCGTTACTACCTGCCGGATGCGGCAGGCGTGGGCGTATCTCGCAACACCTTCGCCTGGGACCATACGATGGACCCCAAAGCCGGCATGGTGCGAATGGTCATGGGGCTTGGCACGCGGGCAGTGGACCGGATCGAAGGTGACCACGCCTGTGTCATGGCCCTGGACCAGCCTACCCGGCAACCCTTCCGCAACCAGGACGAATCCTACCGTGACTCCCAGCATCTGGTAGACCTGCTGGACCTGCAGGATGGCACGCTGGATACCCGGCCCCTGAGCCAGCTGCTGGAAACCGCAACCGATCTGCCCATGGCACACCTCGCGGAAGTGGACCGGGCGGCCACCACCCGTGCCGAACAGATCGGGCTGAAGGGCCCTGTCTGGCGCCTGACTTTCCGGCCGCTTGTGCAACGGGGTCCCTTCATTTCAAGGCTGTCCAACCTGTTGCAAACACTTGAGACCGGCTACCGGCACCCCGTGGATGTGGAATTCACCCTGCACCTCGACGACGAGGGCGACCCGTCCTTCAACCTTGTGCAATGCCGGCCCCTGGCCACGATTGGTGAGACCGGGCCGGTGAAACTTCCGGAAAACGTGCCGCAGGACAGACTTCTTTTCCGCACCGAAGGCCACTTTATGGGCGGCAACATCAACCTGTCCATACAGCGTGTGATCCGGGTGGATGCGACCGTTTACGGGGAGCTCAACACCAGCCAGCGCTATGAGGTCGCCCGGCTGGTAGGTGAGTATGTCCGATCCGCCAGCACCCCGACATTGCTGATCGGTCCCGGCCGATGGGGCACCAGTAGCCCGGAGCTGGGCGTGCCGGTTCGCTTCTCAGATATTTCCGGTGTAGCCGCTCTGGTTGAAGTATCGGAAAAAGCGGGCCACATGGTGCCGGACCTGTCCTATGGCTCCCACTTTTTCCAGGACCTGGTGGAAACGGGCATTGCCTATGCCGCCCTGTTTCCGGAAAACAGCCACTGCCGGTATTTCCCGGAGCATCTGACCGACGCATCTGCTCCCGCAAAGCCACCACACACACCCGCCACCGCTGTCGAGGTTCATGACTTCAGCCACCGGCCACTTCAATTGCAGGGCGATATTATCCGCCAGCAACTGGTCTGTTACTTCCCCGATTGA
- a CDS encoding ATP-binding protein produces the protein MEWLTHSQTGFQQSARYLLGMRLTLVVLQLIAIGVAEAMVTLAHRTEALILCLVYAVVATLGWLWFTRRPPRFTATVSLVLTIDLLLIGAWLYFTGGYTNPLVSLLLLPIAVAIILVPLSHSIAVTVAGVAVYTSLVVWHTPLTHEHHSANLAQLHLVGMWVTFAITAAILLLVVGALARRLRQQQSLLAQVRETRLRDEQVIALGLSAAAVAHRLGTPLNTMTLLVDEMKAAVPDNDLIADDLALMEQQLGLCSGHLQQLSSAAMQARTAQLEILTAHDWMMRLRESATLLWPGATIEWQQPFPDCLVAVDATLDQAVLNLLANAVTASPSWVAISAREGGGGRLEVIVEDRGDGLESALEGALGEQVVTSENGLGVGLFLSNATIQRLGGTLKARVTAQGTTMIIDLPMATGHNGQKGGGA, from the coding sequence ATGGAATGGCTCACCCACTCTCAGACCGGTTTTCAACAGTCCGCCCGCTACCTGCTGGGGATGCGGCTGACGCTTGTCGTGCTTCAGCTGATCGCAATCGGCGTTGCGGAGGCCATGGTAACTCTGGCGCACCGGACCGAAGCCCTGATCCTGTGCCTGGTCTATGCCGTTGTGGCGACGCTGGGCTGGCTCTGGTTTACCCGACGGCCGCCTCGTTTCACGGCGACGGTCAGCCTGGTTCTGACCATCGACCTGCTGCTGATCGGCGCCTGGCTTTACTTCACCGGCGGTTATACCAACCCGCTCGTTTCGCTACTGCTGCTGCCCATTGCCGTTGCCATTATTCTGGTGCCACTGAGCCATAGCATCGCGGTAACCGTTGCCGGTGTGGCGGTCTATACCTCCCTGGTGGTCTGGCATACGCCGCTTACCCACGAACACCACAGCGCCAATCTGGCTCAGTTGCACCTGGTGGGCATGTGGGTAACCTTTGCCATTACTGCCGCCATTCTGCTTCTCGTTGTTGGCGCACTTGCCCGCCGCCTGCGACAGCAACAGTCACTGCTGGCACAGGTGCGGGAAACCCGTCTGCGGGATGAACAGGTCATTGCCCTGGGGCTTTCCGCTGCCGCCGTAGCCCACCGCCTGGGTACACCGCTGAACACCATGACTCTGCTGGTGGATGAGATGAAGGCCGCAGTGCCGGACAACGACCTTATTGCGGATGACCTGGCGCTGATGGAACAGCAACTGGGGCTCTGCAGCGGCCACCTGCAACAACTTTCCTCGGCAGCGATGCAGGCAAGAACCGCGCAACTGGAGATCCTGACTGCCCATGACTGGATGATGCGGCTGCGGGAGTCCGCCACCCTGCTCTGGCCCGGCGCAACCATTGAATGGCAACAGCCGTTTCCCGACTGCCTGGTGGCCGTGGATGCCACGCTTGATCAGGCCGTCCTGAACCTGCTCGCCAACGCCGTGACCGCCAGCCCGTCCTGGGTCGCGATCAGCGCTCGCGAGGGAGGCGGGGGGCGGCTGGAGGTGATTGTGGAGGACCGTGGTGACGGGCTGGAGTCAGCCCTTGAGGGCGCCCTGGGCGAACAGGTTGTGACCTCGGAAAATGGCCTGGGGGTTGGCCTGTTCCTGTCCAACGCAACCATCCAGCGGCTCGGGGGAACCCTGAAAGCCCGGGTAACTGCACAGGGAACCACCATGATTATTGACCTGCCGATGGCAACCGGTCACAACGGACAAAAAGGGGGCGGCGCGTGA
- a CDS encoding response regulator — MSEYRTWLLVDDDDAFLQVLQRSLSRQGIESRLARSHQEAREALTTGDVHRCVLDLNLAGESGLQLLPDLLEIRPDLEILVLTGYGSIATAVEAMRRGAVNYLCKPVTVNQLLAGFEPLDAPPNLRNEPPSVEEMEWEHIQRILNDNEGNVSATARALNMHRRTLQRKLQKHSRWRN; from the coding sequence GTGAGCGAATACCGAACGTGGCTTCTTGTTGATGACGATGATGCCTTTCTGCAGGTTCTTCAGCGTTCGCTGAGCCGCCAGGGCATAGAATCGCGACTCGCAAGGAGCCATCAGGAAGCCAGAGAGGCGCTGACAACCGGGGACGTTCACCGCTGCGTTCTGGATCTGAACCTCGCCGGAGAAAGCGGCCTGCAGCTGTTGCCGGACCTTCTGGAGATAAGGCCGGATCTGGAGATCCTCGTTCTGACCGGTTACGGCAGCATCGCTACAGCGGTCGAGGCCATGAGGCGGGGCGCAGTGAACTACCTGTGTAAACCGGTGACGGTCAATCAGTTGCTTGCGGGTTTCGAGCCGCTGGATGCCCCGCCGAATCTCCGCAACGAGCCGCCCTCGGTGGAAGAAATGGAATGGGAACACATTCAGCGGATACTCAACGACAACGAAGGCAACGTGTCAGCCACTGCCCGGGCCCTAAACATGCATCGCCGCACCCTGCAGCGAAAATTGCAGAAACATTCCCGCTGGCGAAACTAG
- a CDS encoding energy-coupling factor ABC transporter permease: MGMTENLLSVSQLIITGLIFLAILVNAVRGTDWAAFRRDQALQHSFFGAAVVLGFVWHLRAGISPGLSIHVFGITLITLMMGWRLAVLSGLLALVITVITGQEPLVAFAANGLVTVMVPALVSNGIMLWERRRNFRNFFAYIFFCGFFGAGISVAVAGVVMCLMLWSAGVYTFGELIYEYLTYLPLFMIPEGFVNGAFVTGLMVFHPDRLTTLDQSRYR, from the coding sequence ATGGGAATGACCGAGAACCTGCTCTCTGTCAGCCAACTGATCATCACGGGTCTGATATTCCTGGCGATTCTGGTTAACGCCGTGCGGGGCACAGACTGGGCGGCATTCCGCCGCGACCAGGCACTGCAACATTCCTTCTTCGGGGCGGCAGTGGTTCTAGGTTTTGTCTGGCATTTACGGGCGGGAATTTCTCCCGGGCTATCCATTCATGTGTTCGGCATCACTCTCATCACCCTGATGATGGGATGGCGGCTGGCGGTGTTGTCAGGATTGCTGGCGCTGGTGATTACCGTGATTACCGGGCAGGAGCCGCTGGTCGCCTTCGCCGCAAACGGGCTGGTGACGGTGATGGTGCCGGCCCTGGTCAGCAACGGCATCATGCTCTGGGAGCGAAGACGCAATTTCAGGAATTTTTTTGCCTACATCTTTTTCTGCGGTTTTTTTGGTGCTGGTATTTCTGTAGCCGTGGCAGGTGTGGTGATGTGTCTGATGCTGTGGTCTGCCGGGGTGTATACCTTTGGCGAGCTGATCTACGAGTATCTGACGTACCTGCCGTTGTTCATGATCCCGGAAGGCTTTGTGAACGGCGCCTTCGTCACCGGGTTGATGGTGTTCCACCCCGACCGGCTGACAACGCTGGATCAGAGCCGCTATCGCTGA
- a CDS encoding SulP family inorganic anion transporter, whose translation MKLKQYLPFLGWLPGYGREHAVSDLVAAVIVTVMLIPQSLAYALLAGLPAQVGLYASILPLMLYALFGTSRTLSVGPVAVIALMTAAALAPIADAGSPEYVAGAVLLGVMSGLMLFVMGVLKLGFLANFLSHPVISGFITASGLVIAASQLKHILGIEASGHNLLEIGSSLLANIGNTHLPTVLMGIGALVFLVLSRKKLNPLLRRLGLGSRMADILTKTAPILAVFVTTLLAWWLGLDARGMSVVGDIPRGLPEFTLPPMELSLWKQLAMGALLISVVGFVESVSVGQTLAAKRRQRIDPDQELIGLGAANLGAGFSGGMPVTGGFSRSVVNFDAGAETPAAGLFTAVGIALATLFLTPAIAYLPVATLAATIIVAVTTLIDLPALARTWRYSRSDFGAMLATILLTLLYSVEAGIVAGVALSIGLFLYRTSRPHSAVIGRVPGTEHFRNVLRHQVELCPKVTFLRVDESLYFANARFLEETVMDLVTRQPELQDLVLVCPAVNQVDASALESLEAINERLTDAGVRLHLSDVKGPVMDRLGGTELLANLGGQVFLSAYEAWQALTRSSAEAARRSEPEHRNHGNDREPALCQPTDHHGSDIPGDSG comes from the coding sequence ATGAAACTGAAACAGTACCTGCCTTTTCTGGGTTGGTTGCCCGGCTATGGGCGCGAGCATGCGGTCAGTGATCTGGTAGCGGCCGTCATCGTCACCGTGATGCTGATCCCCCAGTCGCTGGCCTATGCCTTGCTGGCAGGGCTGCCCGCCCAGGTGGGTCTGTATGCCAGTATCCTGCCGCTGATGCTCTATGCCCTGTTCGGGACCAGTCGTACGCTGTCCGTTGGCCCGGTTGCCGTGATTGCCCTGATGACCGCCGCGGCGCTTGCTCCGATCGCCGATGCTGGCAGTCCGGAGTACGTCGCCGGTGCGGTGTTGCTGGGTGTGATGTCAGGGCTGATGCTGTTTGTGATGGGCGTGCTGAAGCTGGGGTTTCTCGCCAATTTTCTGAGCCACCCGGTGATTTCGGGGTTTATCACGGCGTCCGGGCTGGTGATCGCCGCCAGTCAGCTGAAACATATTCTGGGGATCGAGGCGTCGGGCCATAACCTTCTGGAGATCGGTTCGTCATTATTGGCCAATATAGGGAATACCCATCTGCCCACCGTATTGATGGGTATCGGCGCGCTGGTATTCCTCGTTCTGTCCCGCAAAAAACTCAACCCCCTGCTCAGACGTCTGGGCCTGGGGTCGCGAATGGCGGATATCCTCACCAAGACGGCACCTATTCTTGCAGTATTCGTGACCACCCTGCTGGCCTGGTGGCTGGGGCTGGATGCAAGGGGAATGAGCGTTGTTGGCGACATTCCCCGGGGGCTGCCGGAATTTACCCTGCCGCCGATGGAGCTGTCGCTCTGGAAACAGCTGGCGATGGGCGCGCTGCTGATCAGTGTTGTCGGGTTTGTTGAATCGGTGTCCGTCGGGCAGACACTGGCGGCCAAACGGCGCCAGCGTATTGATCCGGACCAGGAACTGATCGGCCTTGGTGCTGCAAACCTCGGGGCGGGTTTTTCAGGGGGCATGCCGGTAACGGGTGGCTTCTCCCGGTCGGTGGTGAACTTCGATGCCGGCGCCGAAACTCCGGCTGCAGGCCTGTTCACCGCCGTTGGTATCGCTCTTGCGACGCTGTTTCTGACACCCGCTATCGCCTATCTGCCGGTGGCCACCCTGGCTGCAACCATCATCGTGGCCGTGACCACCCTCATTGATCTGCCCGCACTGGCTCGAACCTGGCGCTATTCCCGGTCGGACTTCGGAGCCATGCTGGCCACCATCCTGCTGACGCTGCTGTACAGTGTGGAGGCCGGTATTGTCGCTGGCGTGGCTCTCTCTATCGGTCTGTTCCTGTACCGCACAAGCCGCCCACACAGCGCGGTGATTGGCCGTGTGCCGGGTACCGAGCATTTTCGCAACGTGCTGCGGCACCAGGTGGAACTGTGCCCGAAGGTGACCTTCCTGCGGGTGGATGAAAGCCTGTATTTTGCCAATGCCCGCTTTCTGGAAGAAACCGTGATGGACCTGGTGACCCGGCAACCGGAACTGCAGGACCTGGTGCTGGTATGCCCGGCAGTCAATCAGGTTGACGCGTCAGCTCTCGAAAGCCTTGAAGCGATCAACGAAAGGTTGACGGATGCCGGTGTTCGCCTGCATCTTTCAGACGTAAAAGGCCCTGTTATGGACCGACTTGGTGGCACCGAGCTGTTGGCGAACCTTGGGGGGCAGGTCTTTCTGAGTGCCTACGAGGCCTGGCAGGCACTGACCAGATCCTCTGCAGAGGCGGCTCGACGTTCTGAACCGGAGCATCGAAATCATGGGAATGACCGAGAACCTGCTCTCTGTCAGCCAACTGATCATCACGGGTCTGATATTCCTGGCGATTCTGGTTAA
- a CDS encoding MBL fold metallo-hydrolase: protein MANPLVQHFFDEPTNTFSYVVSDPDSNACAIIDSVLDFDYAAGRTDVRSANEIIDYIRGKNLKVEWVIETHVHADHLSAAPYLHTELGGKTGIGAHIVEVQEIFGKAFNAGTEFARDGSQFDALFEEGDRFRIGGLEGRVLHTPGHTPACLTYVIGDAAFVGDTLFMPDYGTARCDFPGGDARTLYQSIQKVLALPPETRIFLCHDYQAPGREEYHHMTTVAEQRQANIHVHEGISEEDFVKMRTERDATLDMPRLILPSVQVNMRAGHMPPAEDNGQVYLKVPLNLF from the coding sequence ATGGCTAATCCACTCGTCCAGCACTTTTTCGACGAACCTACCAATACGTTCAGCTACGTGGTCAGTGACCCTGACAGCAATGCCTGCGCCATCATCGATTCTGTTCTCGATTTTGACTATGCCGCAGGCAGGACCGATGTGCGTTCTGCCAACGAGATCATTGACTATATCCGTGGAAAGAACCTCAAGGTGGAGTGGGTCATCGAAACCCATGTTCACGCCGATCACCTGTCTGCCGCACCCTACCTGCACACGGAGCTTGGCGGTAAAACCGGCATTGGTGCCCATATCGTTGAGGTACAGGAGATTTTCGGCAAGGCTTTCAATGCCGGTACCGAGTTCGCCCGGGATGGCAGCCAGTTTGATGCTCTGTTTGAAGAAGGTGATCGCTTCCGGATTGGAGGTCTGGAGGGCCGGGTGTTGCACACACCGGGTCATACTCCCGCCTGCCTGACGTACGTGATCGGTGACGCTGCCTTTGTCGGGGATACCCTGTTTATGCCGGATTACGGCACCGCACGCTGTGATTTTCCCGGTGGTGATGCCCGGACGCTGTATCAGTCAATCCAGAAAGTCCTGGCGTTGCCGCCAGAAACCCGCATTTTCCTTTGCCACGACTACCAGGCTCCGGGGCGTGAGGAATACCATCATATGACCACGGTGGCAGAGCAGCGCCAGGCCAACATTCATGTCCATGAAGGTATTTCCGAGGAAGATTTTGTGAAAATGCGGACTGAAAGAGACGCGACACTGGACATGCCCCGGCTGATTCTGCCTTCGGTGCAGGTCAATATGCGGGCAGGGCACATGCCACCAGCGGAAGATAACGGCCAGGTCTATTTGAAAGTGCCCCTCAACCTGTTCTGA
- a CDS encoding diguanylate cyclase, which translates to MPQFDDDWPGNLRSTELFPKLASGVPGVLFIYERSADGQHHRYPFVSERVRELFGIDPADLQKDGERVFSVIHPEDVAGVAASIAESASKLTPWQHQARMRLASGDYHWFESDSIPELQADGSILWFGQFNDIQPFKDLEFSLRESEAEFAFQAGFQKLIARLSSDFITRGFGNIDESINQVLEAIGEFFGVDRAYLYRFSEQRSEMTNTHEWCRKGVEPLIATQQQVPIDTFAWWHSQIDRMIWENGVVFIEDVNALPVEAGPEKALLMEQGVSSMFCVPVRTRGIVSGFFGVDSLSQRVWRTDQADLLIIVSGLLSGALERHRLEEELLNQSIRDPLTGLHNRRYLHPRLDEMIALWNREQQSFALALFDIDHFKVVNDTLGHLAGDYVLREFTGILLEHTRAMDVVARFGGEEFVVAFSATDSKAAGAMVNRIITKVRGYDFVFEGQNISLTVSAGVAAIGDNGTADPTSETLIGEADNRLYLAKEAGRDCFANASGPSRL; encoded by the coding sequence ATGCCGCAATTTGATGACGACTGGCCGGGAAACCTCCGGTCGACGGAACTGTTTCCGAAGCTGGCGTCGGGAGTGCCCGGGGTTTTGTTCATCTATGAGCGCAGTGCTGACGGGCAACACCACCGGTACCCCTTTGTCAGCGAGCGTGTGCGGGAGCTGTTCGGGATAGATCCCGCAGATCTGCAGAAGGATGGCGAAAGGGTATTCTCTGTTATCCACCCGGAGGATGTAGCCGGTGTGGCCGCCAGTATTGCTGAGTCTGCCAGCAAGCTCACGCCGTGGCAGCATCAGGCCAGAATGCGCCTGGCCAGCGGAGACTACCATTGGTTTGAATCCGACTCGATTCCCGAGCTCCAGGCCGATGGCAGCATACTGTGGTTCGGCCAGTTCAATGACATCCAGCCGTTCAAGGATCTCGAGTTCTCCCTGCGGGAGAGTGAGGCCGAGTTTGCTTTTCAGGCGGGTTTCCAGAAGCTGATCGCACGATTGTCCTCGGATTTTATTACCCGCGGGTTTGGCAATATTGACGAGAGCATCAATCAGGTGCTGGAGGCTATCGGCGAGTTTTTTGGCGTAGACCGGGCTTACCTGTACCGTTTTTCAGAACAGCGTTCCGAAATGACCAATACCCATGAATGGTGTCGCAAGGGCGTTGAGCCGCTGATCGCCACCCAGCAGCAGGTGCCGATTGATACCTTCGCCTGGTGGCATAGCCAGATAGACCGGATGATCTGGGAAAACGGGGTTGTGTTTATCGAGGATGTGAATGCATTACCCGTGGAAGCGGGTCCGGAGAAAGCCCTGCTGATGGAACAGGGGGTCAGTTCCATGTTTTGTGTGCCGGTTCGTACCCGGGGAATCGTGTCCGGCTTTTTTGGCGTGGACTCTCTTAGCCAGAGGGTTTGGCGTACTGATCAGGCGGATCTGTTGATCATTGTCTCCGGGCTGCTTTCTGGCGCCCTGGAGCGTCACCGGCTGGAAGAGGAGTTGCTGAACCAGTCGATAAGGGATCCGTTGACCGGGCTTCACAACCGCCGCTATCTCCATCCCCGCCTGGATGAAATGATTGCCCTCTGGAACCGCGAACAGCAGTCATTCGCTCTGGCACTGTTCGATATTGACCACTTCAAAGTGGTCAACGACACCCTCGGCCACCTCGCCGGTGATTACGTGTTGAGGGAGTTTACCGGTATTCTGCTTGAGCACACCCGTGCCATGGATGTGGTGGCCCGCTTCGGAGGCGAGGAATTTGTCGTTGCCTTTTCGGCTACCGACAGTAAGGCCGCGGGGGCGATGGTGAACCGGATTATTACCAAGGTCCGGGGGTACGACTTTGTTTTTGAAGGGCAGAACATTTCCCTCACCGTCAGCGCTGGAGTTGCAGCGATCGGCGATAATGGTACTGCCGACCCGACATCGGAAACGTTGATAGGCGAGGCAGATAACCGCCTCTATCTTGCCAAAGAAGCGGGGCGTGATTGTTTCGCGAATGCATCAGGGCCATCGCGGCTATAA
- a CDS encoding SDR family oxidoreductase, giving the protein MRLHDRVFLLLGGTGGIGKALVDPLVRSGARVIVASRHPENLGHREGVSVVHLDLAAVDLDQQLVRLSEAYPDIDGVIHCAGQNRFAGLPAMAVSELDAQLTVNLRSAMLVARHFVPRFDKVGSSALVFVGSTFGSIGFPGYTAYCATKFGLRGFTEALRRELADTTVQVVYVAPRATATEMNPEEVNELNRALGNSVDTPETVASQILEAMKHDDRRRFLGWPEKLFVVINGVLPRIVDKAMLKQLPIIRRFLNSGVLS; this is encoded by the coding sequence ATGAGGCTGCATGACCGGGTATTCCTGCTGCTGGGAGGAACCGGCGGTATCGGCAAGGCATTGGTGGATCCGTTGGTAAGATCGGGAGCCCGGGTCATCGTGGCATCCCGGCACCCGGAGAATCTCGGGCACCGGGAGGGGGTGTCCGTGGTGCATCTGGATCTTGCCGCCGTCGATCTCGATCAGCAGTTGGTGCGGCTGAGCGAGGCCTATCCGGATATCGACGGGGTGATCCACTGTGCCGGCCAGAACCGGTTTGCCGGGCTCCCTGCCATGGCCGTCAGCGAACTGGATGCCCAGCTCACTGTCAATCTTCGCTCTGCCATGCTGGTAGCGAGGCACTTCGTGCCCCGGTTCGATAAGGTCGGCAGCAGTGCCCTGGTATTTGTAGGGTCTACTTTTGGCAGCATCGGTTTCCCCGGCTATACCGCCTACTGCGCCACCAAGTTCGGTTTGCGCGGGTTTACCGAGGCGCTGCGTCGGGAGCTGGCGGATACCACCGTTCAGGTGGTTTACGTGGCGCCCAGAGCCACCGCCACCGAAATGAACCCCGAAGAGGTGAATGAGCTGAATCGCGCCCTCGGAAACAGCGTCGATACACCGGAGACGGTGGCGTCACAGATCCTGGAAGCTATGAAACATGATGACCGACGGCGGTTCCTTGGCTGGCCGGAGAAACTCTTCGTGGTCATCAACGGAGTACTCCCGCGTATCGTCGATAAAGCCATGCTCAAGCAACTGCCGATCATCCGGCGTTTTCTCAATTCAGGAGTACTGTCATGA